One Podarcis raffonei isolate rPodRaf1 chromosome 3, rPodRaf1.pri, whole genome shotgun sequence genomic region harbors:
- the NEK3 gene encoding serine/threonine-protein kinase Nek3 — protein sequence MEKYSVLAILGEGSFGRVLLVCHKNKNQKYAMKEIRLPKSVFGAEKSWNESVLLAKMKHPNIVAYLESFEADGHLYIVMEYCDDGDLMQKIKLQKGKLFPEDTILNWFAQICLGLKYIHDKRVLHRDIKSKNIFLTQNGKVKLGDFGSALLLSSPEAYACSYVGTPYYVPPEIWENTPYNNKSDIWSLGCILYELCTLKHPFQANSWKHLILKICKGYYNPLPPHYTYELQYLIKQMFKKNPKNRPSATTILARSCLAKCIRNLASAEEYARSKSCDSESEAIAKGFCEMGLEKAGKGEASLEAVLPNPHRQQWEKGRSSSVIKILGNASLLTSSITTKEDTSGDVRRYDENVTRKQWTKEPPETLMNILRNADVSLAFKTYTICKGGSDDLLRGPLTEDIKTSDEPDGESIMEDVERLEPRSDDEDTDFEADDDPDWVFELKRMTKMESE from the exons ATGGAGAAATACAGTGTGCTAGCAATACTTGGAGAAGGATCATTTGGGAGAGTTCTTTTGGTCTgtcataaaaacaaaaatcagaaaTATGCAATGAAGGAAATAAGGCTTCCTAAG TCTGTCTTTGGTGCAGAGAAGTCCTGGAATGAATCTGTTTTATTAGCTAAAATGAAGCATCCAAATATTGTCGCCTATTTGGAGTCCTTTGAAG CTGATGGACATCTTTACATAGTGATGGAATATTGTGATGATGGAGATCTAATGCAAAAGATTAAACTTCAGAAAGGAAAGTTGTTTCCTGAAGATACG ATACTTAATTGGTTTGCACAGATATGCCTGGGTCTGAAATACATTCATGACAAACGTGTCTTGCACAGAGACATCAAAtcaaag AACATATTCCTCACACAAAATGGGAAAGTAAAACTGGGAGATTTTGGGTCTGCACTTCTTCTTTCCAG CCCAGAGGCGTATGCTTGTTCCTATGTGGGAACCCCTTATTATGTGCCTCCAGAAATTTGGGAAAACACACCCTACAACAATAAAAG TGATATATGGTCGCTGGGATGCATTCTATATGAGCTGTGCACTCTTAAACATCCA TTTCAGGCCAATAGCTGGAAACATCTTATCCTTAAGATATGTAAAGGATACTACAATCCACTTCCACCTCATTACACTTATGAACTTCAGTATTTGataaaacaaatgtttaaaaagaaTCCCAAGAACCGTCCATCAGCTACCACGATTCTTGCAAGAAGCTGTCTGGCAAAGTGTATTAGAAATCTTGCTTCAGCAGAG GAATATGCAAGGAGCAAGAGTTGTGATTCAGAATCAGAAGCCATTGCCaagggtttctgtgaaatgggaTTGGAGAAAGCAG GGAAGGGTGAGGCCTCCCTGGAAGCTGTTTTACCAAACCCTCACAGACAACAGTGGGAAAAGGGAAGATCCAGTAGTGTCATCAAAATTCTGGGAAATGCATCTTTACTTACTTCCAGTATTACAACCAAGGAGGATACAA GTGGAGATGTAAGAAGATATGATGAAAATGTCACACGAAAGCAGTGGACCAAGGAGCCTCCGGAAACCTTGATGAATATTCTTCGCAATGCTGATGTTAGCTTAGCTTTTAAAACATACACAATCTGCAAAGGAG GTTCCGATGACCTTCTGAGAGGACCACTTActgaagatatcaaaacatctgATGAACCAGATGGTGAAAGTATTATGGAGGATGTAGAGAGACTTGAACCTAGATCAGATGACGAGGACAC gGATTTCGAAGCAGATGATGATCCAGACTGGGTTTTTGAATTAAAAAGGATGACCAAAATGGAGAGTGAATAA
- the CKAP2 gene encoding cytoskeleton-associated protein 2: MESPENKENAVGPLWTQVDDMLEENLASPKALKSPVILKQISLAENCSPLASTKTNCSPLAVVFEPAKTKSQHMSFNQTSLLKRNGKEKVLKTAAPPIFVPPLSEKRALGSYCGRIVESKINSFRRKPEHENRRHTMAAAPKSAVRTQSTSSIADKKDDRVTSTVNTSKSVAVAKPAAVLSLQARPPVKVPVGQPKPILNHETKTINRTPVNNGASQRNPNRNGKLISANRSVHRTKKNAPTETGLGPHLTGPVSEARGAVSALKSADGIRKRNPAKPAKGIRTRPAERPPLTGLKKLPPPVSVYTLPERESFHQTIKEPVESFWSALADEDEQGLLSDSVNKTLVECLHLIEEGYPGDDIHSTLEKLTLSVPDAKKFAKYWVCQMRLEQFRSIEKVLAIYEKAILAGAQPKDELRRTLADVMKKTKIISKSEECVEKEITLNHEAEVHLGEEKIENAFEELNVNNKMESGNEVTSQKAEACLKSEQESIAVEEKHQNKEEKPTVLRNEEQDSGNAEGERILEFPTPETDKGGSYLIKYNLSTTPSLISTNKKMQGDGNHPAIKDLKFLTPVRRSSRIQKKKLPDMLKDHNPCVSSLEQLEEFGAEGIGFIYRHNSALRKLCTQQGQE; the protein is encoded by the exons ATGGAAAGTCCA GAAAACAAAGAAAATGCAGTTGGACCTCTATGGACCCAAGTGGATGACATGTTGGAGGAAAACTTAGCTTCTCCAAAAGCTTTAAAGTCTCCTGTCATATTGAAGCAGATTTCTTTGGCTGAAAACTGTAGCCCTCTGGCTAGTACAAAAACAAACTGTAGCCCCCTGGCAGTTGTTTTTGAACCAGCTAAAACGAAAAGCCAGCACATGTCCTTTAACCAGACCTCCTTACtcaaaagaaatggaaaagagaAAGTGCTGAAAACAGCTGCACCACCCATCTTCGTTCCACCCCTTTCAGAGAAGCGTGCGCTTGGCTCATATTGTGGTAGGATAGTAGAATCTAAAATAAACTCCTTCAGAAGAAAACCAGAACATGAGAATAGGAGGCACACTATGGCTGCTGCTCCTAAATCAGCAGTGAGGACTCAATCCACAAGCAGTATTGCAGACAAAAAGGATGATAGAGTCACCAGCACAGTTAATACTTCTAAGTCTGTTGCTGTTGCCAAACCTGCAGCTGTTCTCTCACTTCAAGCCAGGCCTCCTGTGAAGGTGCCTGTTGGCCAGCCAAAGCCCATTCTGAACCATGAGACAAAAACTATCAATAGAACACCAGTGAATAATGGGGCATCCCAAAGAAATCCTAATCGGAATGGGAAGCTCATCAGTGCTAACAGATCTGtgcacagaacaaagaaaaatgcTCCAACggaaactggacttggaccacaTTTAACGGGACCTGTTTCTGAAGCTCGTGGTGCTGTCTCAGCTTTGAAATCAGCTGACGGCATCAGAAAACGTAATCCAGCGAAACCTGCAAAAGGAATAAG AACCCGACCGGCTGAACGGCCGCCATTGACAGGGCTAAAGAAGCTGCCACCTCCCGTATCTGTTTATACTCTGCCTGAAAGAGAATCCTTTCATCAAACTATAAAAGAACCAGTTGAATCCTTCTGGTCTGCCCTTGCAGACGAAGATGAACAAGGACTACTGAGTGACAGCGTCAACAAGACCCTTGTGGAATGTCTGCACTTAATTGAGGAG GGTTATCCAGGTGATGACATACATTCCACTTTGGAAAAGCTGACCTTGTCTGTGCCAGATGCAAAGAAATTTGCCAAATACTGGGTATGCCAGATGCGTCTCGAACAGTTTCGCTCCATTGAAAAGGTCCTTGCTATCTATGAAAAGGCAATTCTGGCAGGAGCACAG CCCAAGGATGAGTTACGGCGTACATTGGCAGATGTtatgaagaaaacaaaaatcaTATCCAAATCTG AGGAATGTGTGGAAAAAGAAATCACTCTAAATCATGAGGCAGAAGTTCACTTAGGTGAAGAGAAGATAGAAAACGCTTTCGAGGAATTAAACGTCAATAACAAGATGGAGTCTGGTAATGAAGTGACTTCTCAAAAAGCAGAGGCTTGTTTGAAGTCTGAACAAGAGAGCATTGCAGTTGAAGAAAAGCACcaaaataaagaagagaagcctaCAGTTCTCAGAAATGAAGAGCAGGATAGCGGCaatgcagagggagagagaatactAGAGTTCCCAACTCCTGAAACTGACAAAGGGGGCTCGTACTTAATTAAGTACAACTTGTCAACTACTCCCTCCTTGATAAG cacaaataaaaaaatgcagggAGACGGTAACCATCCTGCAATCAAGGATCTGAAATTTTTAACTCCTGTGAGACGTTCTAGCCGCATACAAAAGAAGAAGTTGCCAGATATGTTGAAAGACCACAACCCTTGTGTATCTTCACTTGAACAACTTGAAGAATTCGGAGCTGAAGGCATTGGTTTCATCTACAGACACAACAGTGCACTGCGCAAACTCTGTACCCAACAAGGTCAAGAGTGA